TGTCAGTGCGGATGCCGGACGTCGTGTACCTGAGATCGAACCGCACTTGCCGAATCTCTGTATCGTTTCCTGTCTTGACTCCGGCGAGCATGGCCAGACCGCTAAGATTCGACCCCAGATTGAAGCCAGCCATCCGGGTGTTGTTTATCTCTACCGGCCCCTCGACCACCAGGTTGTCGGCTGGCCCCCTGGCAGTGAGATGCACCGTAAGCGTGCCACCCTTGAGCGTCGAGTTACTTGGCAACTGGATGCCTAGCGCCGGCAAAAGCTGCTCGAGTTGATCGATAGGCAGGCTCTCCCCGGCAAGCCGCATATCGACGCTGGCGCCCGCCGGAGTGAGGTTGTAGGTGCCGTTTCCATGCGCTCCGACATTGCCGGTCTTCAGAGTTAGATCTTTGACCTGCCCCGTGCGGTGCGCGAGATCGTGCACCACGTCATAGGTCAGATCCATGGGCCTTGGAGCCGGAGTTCCATTCTTCACCAGCTTCAATTTATCGGAGTGGATGCTGCCGGTGCTGCTGAGGTCGCGCCCATTCGACGTGGCATGGGCGACGATATCCGCCAGCATCGAAAACCCTTGATTCGGCGAAACAAAGCCCCCCGCGACCGGGTCAAGATGCTTCACGTTCAGGTCTGCGGTAAAGGGGCTGTTGGCAGCATCGTTCGAATCGATCGGTCCGGCTGTCCCCTTCACCGAGAGGTCGCCGCCTCCGGGGAGATTTGCCGTCAGCACAAAGGGGAATGCACTGAGGAAGGAGAACTTCTCTACCTGGAGGTTCACCTTGTCATAGACCAGTGGCCCCCGCTCCCGTGGCAGGCTGTCTACCGTGGCAACTCCGTCGATGATCTTGAGCAGGCCTACCTTCAGGTCAGGGAAGGCCGATTCCCTCTGTGCCTGGGCGCTTTTGTCCTGATTCGCCTGGCTCTTCGCAATGCTGGAAAAATTAAAAGTCCCATTGGCCGCATGAACAATATGAATTCTGGGCCGGTCCACCTTCAGGCTGGTCACCCGTAGAGCATGGTCGAAGATCAGCGGCTTCATCTCTACGCCAATATGCAGCGACGACGCCTCCAGAAATGGAGTGGGGCTATATGCAGGATCGTCCGAGATCGAAATATCCTTGGCAACCATCTGCCCGCTGAAGAGAGAGAGGCTTAAATCTCCCAGCTTTATCTGCCTTCCCAGCGCAGTGGAGAGCTGATTCTCCAGCATCGGGCGGAAGGTATTCGCATTGACGAACAGAGGAACCGCAATCGCCGCAAGGATTATCGCAGCAACTACACCGATCAGAACCTTACCCCATAGCTTCATATAATCCACCCGCGAGGTAGGAGGGTAATCTTCACCTAAAAGGTTGGTCAATCCAGGATTCTGTAAATTTATGCGCCAGAAAGCGGGGGCCACCGGGTGAGCACGATCCTCGAAAAGAATCGCGCTCACCCGGCCCTGTATCTCACTGCTTCTGCAAGTCGTAGTTCATGTAGACCACGTGTGTCTGGAGATACTCCTCCAGCCCGTGCTTCCCATCGGCGCCGCCGATTCCGGACTTGCGCCATCCGGCATGGAAACCCTGCATCGCTTCAAAATTCTCACGATTCACATAGGTTTCACCGAACTTCAATTCGTTCGAAGCGCGCATTGCAGCATCCAGACTTTGCGTATAGATGGAAGAGGTCAGTCCATATTCGCAATCGTTGGCGTACTCCAGTGCCTCGTCCAAAGTCTTGAACGTGGTGATCGGCAGAACCGGCCCGAAGACCTCCTGCTGCATGATGTCGGAGTCCTGTTTGCAGTTGGTCAGCACCGTCGGCGGATAGTAATAGCCGGCCTTGCCCTCAGCCTTCTTGCCGCCGCATTTCAACACAGCGCCTTCCTGGATCGCCCGCTGCACTGCCGCATCGACCAATTCAAGCTGCTTCCTGCTCACCAGAGGTCCCATCTCCGTGGCAGAGGCCAATGGATCGCCGACGACTGTCTGCTGCATCGCCGCGGTCATCTTCTCGATGAATGAGTCTGCAATGGACTCGTGAACATAGACGCGCTCCGCGCAGTTGCAGAGCTGGCCGGTATTGAGAATGCGCGATAGCCGGATGGCCTTGACCGCCAGATCGAGATCCGCATCTGCCATCACAATGGCCGGAGCCTTGCCGCCAAGCTCCAGCGAGACTTTCGTCACGTTGTCCGACGCTGCATGCATGACCGCAACGCCACCATCCACACTGCCCGTCATGCTCACCATGCCGACCTTGGGATGGCTTGCAAGCGCCTTGCCGATGACCGAGCCGGAGCCGGAGACCAGATTGAAGACTCCCTTTGGCAGGGATGACTGGGCAATGAGCTTGGCAAACTCAAAAGCGTTGTTGGGAGTCTCGCTGCTTGGCTTCACTACGATCGTGTTGCCGGTGACCAGCGCGGGAGCGACCTTGCGCACAATAAGAAAGAAGGGGAAATTCCAGGGCAAAATACCGGCGATGACGCCAATCGGCTGCTTATAGAGCAGAATATTTTCCCCAGGGCGATCGCTCTGGATAATTTCGCCTTCGTAACGGCGGGCAAACTCCGCCATATAGTCTACGTAGTCAGCGGCGAAATCCACCTCAACCTGCGCGAGGGATAAAACCTTGCCTTGCTCTTCAGTAATGGTCCGTGCCAGCGATTCACTGTTTGCGCGAATCAGCGTTGCGATCTCCCGCAGGTAACCCGCGCGCCGGATCGCCGGCAAGGCTGCCCAACTCTTCTGCGCTTTCTCCGCGGCGAGAACAGCGGAGTTCACATCCTCGACCGTACAACTCGGAACCTCGGAGATGACCTCTTCCGTGGAGGGATTCACGACCTGCAACATCTTGTCCGAGGTTACGAACTTACCGTCGATCAACATCTCATAGCGCCTGAGCGCTGCCTGTGTTGTGCTCATTGTAAAAATTCCTTTCTGCGGAGAGGACCCCATGCGAGTGCACAGAATCGCGATAAAAATGTTCCTTACTCTTCTGTGGGAGGAACGAGTCAATACAGTAAAACTCTTGCCCAATGCCTGTCGATGAAATTTCCGTGACGGACGTACGCTCCGGCAAAAACCATTTCGCCTGTCGAAATGGGGGTTGCTCCACATCGCGTACTTGCCTTGTTTCTCCAGGGTCACAGCACTATAGTTAGCCCGTGGAAATCAATTTTGCTTTTGGAAAGAATGGCCTGAAAGTAGAGCTTCCGGAAGGCTACCGGTATCAGGTTCTGGAATCGCGGTCGGCGGAGCCGCTGACACATCCTGAAGCCGCGATTGAAAATGCCCTCGACCATCCCGTTGCCGGCCCGTCCTTAAAGGAGCTTGCAGCCGGGAAGCGCTCGGCGGCGATTTCCGTGTGCGACATTACGCGCCCTGTTCCTAACTGGCAGATTCTGCCGCCCATGCTGGTCAGGCTGGAAGAGGCAGGGATTCCGCGCGAAGCGATTACGATTCTGATCGCCACCGGGCTGCACCGGCCTGCCTCCGAAGCGGAGATACGCGAAATTTGCGGCGAGACGATCGCGGCGCGATACCGCGTGCTCAATCACCATGCACGCGAACTCTCCGAACACCGCAACCTGGGCACCACTGCCTCAGGAACTCCGGTTTACGTGGATGAGCGCTTCGTTGCCGCCGACCTGCACCTCACTCTGGGCTTTATTGAACCGCACCTGATGCTGGGATTTTCCGGAGGACGCAAGCTGATCGCTCCTGGACTTGCAGCGCAGGAGACGATCAAGGTACTGCATAGCCCAAAATTCATGCGCGATCCTCGCAGCATGGAAGGCTCCGTCGACGAAAATCCCCTGCACCACGAGTTGCTGGAGATTGCCCGGATGGCGCGGCATGATTTCCTGGTGGATGTGGCGTTGACCCGCGAGGACGGGCATCATCGCATCGCTGCGGTTTTCGCAGGCGCTCCCGAGGAGGCCCACCGCAAGGGCAGGGAGTTTGTATCGAAGGTGATGCTGCAGCAGATGGAGGAGCCGGTGGATGCAGTGATCACCACAGCCGCGGGCTACCCGCTTGACCTCACCTTCTACCAGGCGATCAAGGGCATCACCGGCGCGGCGCAGGTCGTGAAGCCGGGCGGAAAGATCCTGATACTTGCCGAGTGTTCCGAAGGCGCCGGCGGTCCTGAGTTCAGCAGGATGCTTGGGGAGAATCCCTCGGATCGTCTGTTCATGGACAAGATTGCCAGGGATCCTGTCCTGGTGGATCAGTGGCAGCTTGAGAAACTGGGCCTGGTGACGGCGAAGGTGGGCGTGCTCTATTTCGTCCCGGGGCTGGAACCTGAGTATCAGAGCCGCCTGTGGGGCACGGCCTATCCGACGGTAAAAGCGGCGGTCAACGCCCTGACCTCCTCCGTTGCCACCAATGAAAGAATCGCCCTTATTCCCGAAGGCCCCTACGTTCTGGCCAGAGCCCAGGTCGGCCAGAGCATAGGGGCGCGCGGTTCAGTCAGCCGTGAATCGTCAGCACCGGGCAGGATGCTGTGCTGATTACGTGCGGCACAATCCCCTGGAAGAAGTGCGTAGTACCGATCGGCATAGGGGCCGCAGCCAGAACCAGAAGATCAGCCTTCAAGTTGCTGGCGGCGGTCACAATATCCGCAGGCACGCTATCGCTCAAAAAATAGCTGCGAATCAGAGGTTTCCTCGCTTCTTCCTCGGGAAGCGACCTGTCGATAATGGATTGAACCTCCCGCCAGGCACCTTCGTTGTCCGGCTGCCAGGGGTCTTCCAGGTGGAAGACTGTGTAGTTGGCACCCAGGCTCGTCGCCAGCCGGTATCCATACACGGCTGCTTCCACCTGCCTGGGATCGAGGCTTAGCGCACACACCACTTCCTTTGGTCTCCACTCGCCAGCTACCGCCTGCTGTGCTGCGGGACCAACGGTCATGACGGCACAGTCTGCATGGCGAAGCACCATCTCCGCCGTAGAGCCGAAGAGCAAACGATCCATCCCTTGAGGCCCATGCGTTCCAACTACGATGAGATCGGACTGAAATGTTTTGGAGAGAGCAACAATTTCATGCCCGGCGGAGCCCTGGGCACTAACAGCCTCGACGTTGAAACCGTCCGCCCGCATGGTTGCGGCATCGCTCTGCAATTTCTCTCCAATTCTGTTTTGCGATTCGCGGATGTCGTACCACGCCGCCTCCGACCTGGGCGGCTCATTGACGTGGACAAGCAATAAGTGGGAATGATAGCGCCGCGCGATTGCCTTGGCATACCCAAGCGCTTTCGTTGAGGCGCTGGATAGGTCCGTCGCGGTCAGGACCTCTTGAAAGGTAACGTTGATGGCAGTGGAAACCTGCATGACGCCCTCCGTGGAGCACATTTTGGGATGCTCCTTCCCTTCGTCGCAGGAGCCATTTCCATCGCGGCTGCGACGGCTGGGGAGACACTTCGGCCTATTCTTCTATCCCCCACATGAAGCCCGCGCTGTGATGCACATCACAGATCTTCGTCTTCGCTGAAAGATTTCCATCCCATCCGAAGACCTCGCTGCACACAACCGGAAACTCCTTCAAATTCTGTCTACTGCGTTGATTGAGACGAAGCATCCTACAAATAGCGGACAGGGGGATGTTATGGATAAGAACGTAATCCATCGCTGGAGCAATCCCGACACGATTCTGGTCGCAACGAATCTCGCAGATCGGCCTGCCTTGATGCTGCATTCTATTTCACAAGCCAAAGCCAGCGGTGCACAGGTTCTCCTGGTGCACGTGATCCGGCCGGCATATCTAAGTGCAAATTCGGAAGAGGGCGTTCCTTTCGTTTTGCCGAGTCCTACAGTCCACGAGGTTCGAGCAAAGTTGAAAGACCTGGCGTGTGAGTATCAGCAGAACGGGATTCCCTGCGAGCCAATCGCACTCAAAGGACTGCCTGCCGAAGAGATCCCCGCTCTGGTGAAAGACAGATCGGTAGACCGGGTGCTGGTTGCCACCAGAAATGCAGATGGTGTCGCACGGTTGATCGAGGGCTCGGTTGCGGAAGATGTGATGACAGGCGTCGATGTACCTGTGTGCGTGATTGGCCGCCATGTTCGCGCACCCAACCACGACAGCCCCGGCTCTGCGCGGATTCTCTTTGCGACATCCCTTAAGCCGGGATGTGAGGAGGCAGCCCATTTCGCCTGCAAGGTCGCGGAATTCCTCCAAGCCAATCTCACGCTTCTACACGTAATCTCCGGCAAAGAAGGGGATGCCGAAAGAATTGCTTCGGAGGATGCCGTTCGCGAGAGGTTGGAGACATTGCTTGAGGAAGAAGTCGATCTCTGGTGCAAACCCAAGATAACCATCCGTCATGGCGATCCAGCCGCGGAGATCCTGTCCGAAACAAGCGGGCACTTGCAGGATTGGATCATTCTCGGCGCACCGCCCCACTCTTCCGTAGCACGCGTACTCAATGTTGGCGTGGTGCAAAATGTCCTGGCGGAGGCGCGCTGCCCGGTCATCACGCTGAAGCATACTGCCCTGCTGAACGTATGAGTTCACAGAGAGAGGAGGGCTGAGTTGCCGGGTATCTTTGGCGCATATCCAGATAGATGGCTGGCGTGAAGGTGGGTCGTAACGGGTGCTTCCAGTGGAAAGAGAGCTCGTTGGTATCGTGATTGCCGCGCTTGGCGGAGCAGCCGTGGGCGTCGACCGCCAACGCACCTTTAACGACAAAGAACCCGGAGCGATTGGCGGCCTCCGAACCTTCGCTCTTCTGGGCACGGTGGCTGGAGCATGCGGCTATCTTCTCGCGCATGGACACCATTCCGTTGGGAGCACATTGCTGGGGGCAACTGCTGCCACGGTGCTCTTCGTCCGATTGGCCGCGGGCAGGATACAGCGCGACGCAACTACAGAAATAGCGGCCATGGCCGTCATCGTCAGCGGCGTTATTGCCGGCTACGGGTTGCTGGGAATTGCCGCCGCTCTCTATGCCTGGATCGTATTCCTGCTCATTGAAAAGTCATGGCTGCATACGCTCGTCAACCGCATTGGCGTGGTCGAGCTTGAGGCGGCTGCGCGCTTTTCCGCCATGGCCTTGATCGTCCTGCCGATTCTTCCTGCGGGGAGCTTTGGACCGCGAGGCATCTTCAATCCTCGTGCTGTCTGGATGCTGGTTTTGGTGTTTTCCGGGCTGAGCTTCTGCGGCTATCTGGCAAGGAAAGCGCTGGGCGCCAAAACAGGTTGGGTCGTTGCCGGTCTGCTCGGCGGATTGATCTCTTCGACGCAGGTGTCCTTATCGTTCTCGCGGGATAGCCGCAGCTTTGCGGGAGCGGACACCTCGCTGTTTGGCGGAGTGATGGCAGCAACAGCAATGTCGATCCTTCGCGTATGCGTGGTTTGTCTTTTCATTAAACCTGCGCTGTTTTTCGCTGTCTTGCCTTACATGGCCGCACCTTTTGCTGTGGGAGCAGCGCTGACTCTCTATACGCTCCATCGCGCCTCGAACGCCTCGGCAACTTTTGAGGAGAGGAGCCCGTTGCGGGTTCTTCTTGCCATGCAACTCGCGCTGCTCTTCGTCGTCGTCCAGTATGGAGTGACCTTTGCCAAGGTATGGTTCGGAACGATGGGACTGATCGGCTCCGCTGCGCTGCTGGGGTCGACAGATATCGATGCGCTGGTGGTCTCGCTCTTTCCGCTGATCCATCAAGGGATGGACGTGAGCGTAGCCGCAAAGACAGTGGTGGTGGGCGTTATGAGCAATACAGCGGTCAAGCTCGCCATTACTTCGATTTACGGCAAGGGAAGCTTCCGCTTAAAATCTGGCCTGGGGCTGGCCTGCGTGATTGCGGCCTTGGCGCTGGGGTTGAAGCTGATCCGCTGACAAAAAACTGATCTGTTGCAGGCCGTACTTATCCTCGCCCGCGAATCCGATTGAGTTCGCGTCGATCCCGCTTGGAGGGTTTACCTTCCCGCAAGGATTCGAAGTTCGGCATTGCCTTCCGCTCTTCAGCCAGCTTTTGCCGCAGTTCGCGGCTTGCCTCCGTCTCGCGATAGAGCGTCTGGGCGACCGCGGCCGGACCACGCACCTCACTCAGGAGCAGAACCTCCACCTGGAAGTCTCCGCTTTCGTTTCTCACTTGCAGCAGGTCGCCAGCACGGACCTCTCGCGCAGCCTTGGCCAGCTGGCCATTGGACTGAATCCTGCCCAGTTCGCAGGCACGAGCGGCCAGCGCTCGCGTCTTGAAAAACCTTGCGGCCCAAAGCCACTTATCCATCCGAACAGAAGACATACTTCATTCTCATATAAAAAGCGGCCCCTTTGGGAGAAGCAGCGCTCGACGCAATCATTGCGCGCATCCGGCATCCGGTCTATACCTAGCGAAGAAGGACATTATGCCCGAGATTCACGATGACCGGCAGGAGGTTCGCGACCCCGCGCAGGAGAATCCAGCGGTACATGCAGCACGAGCTCTGGCCAATCTCCAGTCAGTGGTGGCCGATCTTGGACAGCGCGCTCTACGGGGTGCGCCATGGTCCCAGATGCTGAACGATGCAGCGGAAGAGGTTGCCCAGGCTCTCGGCGTCGATTATTCCGAGATTCTGGAGATGCTGCCGAATCGCGAAGCGCTGTTGATGACAGCCGGAGTGGGATGGAAGCCGGGATACGTCGGTCACGCCACGGTTGGCCTTGGCAAGGATTCTCAGGCCGGATATACGCTGCTTTCAGACAAACCGGTCGTGGTCGAAGATCTGCAGCAGGAGAAGCGCTTCGCGCGAACTGCCCTGCTGAGCGAACACGAAGTGGTGAGTGGCGCCAGCGTTGTTATCTCCACCAGCGAGGGCCCTTGCGGCGTACTTGGAGCACTGACTCGTCACCGCCGAAGTTTCCCTGCGGATGAGATCAGCTTTCTTCAGGCGGTCGCCAATATTCTTGGCTCGGTGATGGAACGTCAGCGGGCGGAGGCGCGGTTGTGGCGCGTCAGCCAGGCCCAGCGCGTGCTCAGCAAATGCAACCACACCCTTATTCGGGCAACCGAGGAATCCACGCTGCTGCAGCAGATATGCGACATCGTAGTGGACGAAGCTGGCTATCGGTTGTGTTGGGTCGGCCGTGCTGAGAACGACCTGGAAAAATCAGTAACCGTAATGGCCGAGGCAGGCTTCGAGGCAGGGTACCTGGCCAGCGTAAACATCAACTGGGCAGAAACCGAGCGGGGCGCCGGTCCCGTCGGTACAGCCATCCGCACACATAAGACAGTGGTGACACAACACATCGCCGCAGACCCGGCGATGCTCCCCTGGCGTGCGGAAGCCTTGAAGCGCGGTTATGCTTCCATCGTTGCCATACCTCTCCTTGTCGACGCGGTGACCTTCGGAGCTCTCGCGATTTATTCAGCGGAGCCGGACGCGTTCGACATTGAGGAAGTGAAGCTGCTGACCGAGCTCGCCAACGATCTGGCATTTGGCATCTCCACTTTGCGAACCCGGGCAGAGCAGGCAAAGAGTGCGTTGGCTCTCCTCGAGATGGAAGAGCACATCCGGCTGCTTTTGGACTCCACCGCGGAAGCGATCTGTGGAATCGATCTGCAGGGAAATTGCACCTGGGTCAACCAGGCATGCATGAAGATGCTTGGCTATGACGACCCGGGCAGTTTGCTCGGGAAGAGCCTTCATCAACTGGCACACTACCAGTTGGCTGATGGAAAGTCGTTGCCGCAGGAGGAGTGCAGGGTGCACCAGGCGCTGGCAAAAGGTGGCTACGCGCACGTGGATGACGAGGTGCTATGGCGTGCAGATGGGACATCCTTTCCGGTGGAGTACTGGTCCCATCCGATGTACCGCGGCGGAAAAGCGATTGGAGCGGTGATCACATTCCTAGACATCACGGAGCGCAAGCGTGCCGAGGCCGAGATCCGCGCGCTCAACGCTGGCCTGGAGCAGCGCGTTGCAGCGCGAACCGCCCAATTGCAGACCGCAAACAAGGAACTGGAACAGGCCCGGGAGCGGGAAACTGAGATCGGCTCCAAGATCCAGCAGACCTTGCTGCTCGATCAACCGCCCAGGGATATTCCCGGACTTGAAGTGGCTGCGCTGACAATCCCCTCCATGCGAATCGACGGCGATTTCTACATCTTTCTCCGGCACTCGGACGAGCGCCTGGATGTGATCGTCGGAGACGTCATGGGCAAAGGGATTCCCGCGGCGCTTCTGGGAGCCGCCACCAAGAGCGCCTTTCTCAGGGCCTTCAGCGACTTGATGGCCTTGTCCAGGGACAAAAAGCTGCCGGAACCCAAAGACATCGTGATGCTCGCACATATGGAACTGGTGCGGCACCTGATCGATCTGGAAAGCTTTGTAACCCTGTGCTATGCGCGATTCAACCTGAACAAGGGCAGCCTCGATTTCGTCGATTGCGGGCACACAGGGATCGTTCACCTGCACGGCAAAACCGGCCGCCATGAGATGCTGCACGGAGACGGCCTGCCGCTGGGAGTCCGGGAAGGTGAGATCTACGATCAGATCTCCGTTGCTTTCGAGCCCGACGACTTATTTTTCTTTTACTCGGATGGTGTTACCGAAGCGCGCAGCCCCGCTGGCGAGTTGTTTGGGCCCCAGCGCCTGGAGGAGTGTATTGTGCGCAACGGCCAGCTAGAGCCTGCGCCGCTGGTGGAAGCCGTTCGCCAAAGCGTCGCGGCCTTCACCGGGACCGAACGGCTGACGGACGACCTGACCAGCGTGGCCATCCGCGTGGAAGAAAGAGAGATTCCCATTGCACGGCGGGAGTTGGAGATCGCCAGCAGTCTACGGCAACTCCGCAAGGCACGCGAATTCGTGCGCACATTTTGCCGCAGTCTCCCCAGCCCAGCCCTGGACGAAAGCTTCATCGGCGCACTCGAACTCGCCGTCAACGAGGCGGCCAGCAACATCATGAAGCACGCCTACCATGGCCGCGAAGATCAGTGGATTCGCATCGAGGCCGAAGCGTTTCCAGATCGAATCGTGATTCACTTACATCACTTCGGAGATGCCTTTGACTCCAAGACAGCTCCATTGCCACCGTTCGATGGCTCGCGCGATTCCGGATTCGGCACATACATCATTTCGAGGAGCGTCGATGAAGTACGGTACTATCGCGATGAGCACGGTAGAAATTGCATCGAGTTGCTGAAGACCCGCCCAGCGGGAGGAAAGTGAAGGATGATGGAAATCGCAGTCGAAAGGATAGATGGCATCGCTGTTGCGACGATGCCTGTTGAGGAGCTGGACGCAGGCAACGTTGGAGACTTCAAGCGCGCCATTGCACCGATTCTGCAAGACAATAGCATGCTGGTGCTCGATTTAAGCCCGCTGCACTTTATCGATAGCTCCGGGCTGGGCGCTATGCTCTCCTGCCTTCGGCAATTGAGCGCCAAGGGCGGAGAGCTGAAGCTCTCCGGCATGTCGAAGCAGGTGCGGGCTCTCTTCGAACTCGTGCGCATGCACCGGGTCTTCGATATCTATGACACCAAAGAAGAGGCTGCGCATGCTTTCGCCAAGTGAGTACTTACTTCAACGCGCAACCAGAATCACACTGGAGCGAGGCTGCACGAGGTAGCTAGCGGAGTTAGCAAGCGCAGCCTCTCCTTCGGGGCTGTAGAAACCGGATGGCGTGGGTTGCGCTGTGTCGACAGCAAGGCTCCAGGAGCCTGAGAGGCGCGACGGAAGGACAAAGGAGACCGCCTCGCCTTCCGCGTTGAACATCAGAAACAGGTCTGCCCCTCCCTCGGCGAGAATCTCGCACGCCAGGCATCTCTGGCTGGAATCGAACCAGTTCGGGTTCTCCCCGGAAGGATGGAACCAATAGATCTCCTGGCTGGTATAGAAGGCCTCCCGCCGCAATACCGGGTGCGTCCGCCGAAAGGCAAACATGCCACGCGCAAATTGAAAAACTTCATTGTTGTGTTGCAGCAGGGACCAATCCACCCAACTGATCTCGTTGTCCTGACAGTAGGCATTATTGTTTCCCTGCTGACTGCGCCGGAACTCATCGCCCCCCAACAGCATCGGCATCCCGCGGGAGACCGCCATCGTCAAAAGAAAATTCTTGATCTGGCGAACGCGCATGCCTTCTACCGCCGGATCGGCAGATGCCCCTTCGACGCCATAGTTCGCGCTGTAGTTCTCAAAGGATCCGTCTCTGCCGTTTTCGTCATTCGCATCATTGTGCTTGCGCGAGT
This DNA window, taken from Acidisarcina sp., encodes the following:
- a CDS encoding STAS domain-containing protein, which produces MMEIAVERIDGIAVATMPVEELDAGNVGDFKRAIAPILQDNSMLVLDLSPLHFIDSSGLGAMLSCLRQLSAKGGELKLSGMSKQVRALFELVRMHRVFDIYDTKEEAAHAFAK
- a CDS encoding SpoIIE family protein phosphatase; this translates as MPEIHDDRQEVRDPAQENPAVHAARALANLQSVVADLGQRALRGAPWSQMLNDAAEEVAQALGVDYSEILEMLPNREALLMTAGVGWKPGYVGHATVGLGKDSQAGYTLLSDKPVVVEDLQQEKRFARTALLSEHEVVSGASVVISTSEGPCGVLGALTRHRRSFPADEISFLQAVANILGSVMERQRAEARLWRVSQAQRVLSKCNHTLIRATEESTLLQQICDIVVDEAGYRLCWVGRAENDLEKSVTVMAEAGFEAGYLASVNINWAETERGAGPVGTAIRTHKTVVTQHIAADPAMLPWRAEALKRGYASIVAIPLLVDAVTFGALAIYSAEPDAFDIEEVKLLTELANDLAFGISTLRTRAEQAKSALALLEMEEHIRLLLDSTAEAICGIDLQGNCTWVNQACMKMLGYDDPGSLLGKSLHQLAHYQLADGKSLPQEECRVHQALAKGGYAHVDDEVLWRADGTSFPVEYWSHPMYRGGKAIGAVITFLDITERKRAEAEIRALNAGLEQRVAARTAQLQTANKELEQARERETEIGSKIQQTLLLDQPPRDIPGLEVAALTIPSMRIDGDFYIFLRHSDERLDVIVGDVMGKGIPAALLGAATKSAFLRAFSDLMALSRDKKLPEPKDIVMLAHMELVRHLIDLESFVTLCYARFNLNKGSLDFVDCGHTGIVHLHGKTGRHEMLHGDGLPLGVREGEIYDQISVAFEPDDLFFFYSDGVTEARSPAGELFGPQRLEECIVRNGQLEPAPLVEAVRQSVAAFTGTERLTDDLTSVAIRVEEREIPIARRELEIASSLRQLRKAREFVRTFCRSLPSPALDESFIGALELAVNEAASNIMKHAYHGREDQWIRIEAEAFPDRIVIHLHHFGDAFDSKTAPLPPFDGSRDSGFGTYIISRSVDEVRYYRDEHGRNCIELLKTRPAGGK